Part of the Actinomycetes bacterium genome, AGGTGGAGCCGCGCGGGCTCCCCCCGCTGATGCAGGCGCTCGGCGCCGCCGGCCTGCTGTCCCTGACCAGCCAGCCACCGACACTGGAGGAGCTGTTCCTACGGCACTACGGCACCGCCGCGTCGAGGCCAGCCGGCGATGGCTAGCGCGCTCGCCGGCACCGGCCCGCTGCTGCGGCTGGCGATACGCCGGGACCGCTGGCTGCTGCCCGCCTGGGCCCTCGGGTTCGCCGCCATGGCCGGGTTCTCGGCCTCGGCCACGGCCGACCTGTACCCGAACGAGGCGGGACGCGTCGAGGCCGCCAACGTGGTCAACGCGACGCCGGCCCTCGTCGCCCTGTACGGACGCATCTACGACCCCACGTCGCTCGGCGCGCTCGCACTGTTCAAGATGACCGCGTTCGGCGCCGCGATGGTCGGCGTGCTCATGGTGGTCATCACGGTGCGGCACACCAGGGCCGAGGAGGAGTCGAACCGGCTGGAGCTGCTGGGCGCGGCAGTCGTGGGCCGGGACGCGCCACTGACCGCCGCGCTCATGGTCGCCTTCGGCGGCAGCCTGCTGGTCGGGCTGCTCACCACGGTCGCCCTGGTCGCTGGCGGCCTGCCCGTCGCCGGGTCGTTCGCCTTCGGCCTGGGCTGGGTGGCCTCGGGTCTGGCGTTCACCGCGGTGGCCGCGGTGACGGCGCAGGTCACCAGCAGCGCCCGGACGGCCACCGGGCTCGGCATCACCGCGATCGCGGTGGCCTACGCCCTGCGCGCGATCGGTGACATGACCGAGGGTGCGCCCTCCGTCCTGAGCTGGCTGTCACCCATCGGCTGGACCCAGCAGGTGCGGGCGTTCGCGGGCAACCGCTGGTGGGTGCTCGTCTTGACCCTCGCCCTGTGCGCCGTGCTCGTCACCGCGGCGTTCGCCCTGCGCGCCCGGCGCGACCTGGGCGGCGCGCTGCTGGCCGACCGCGCCGGAGCGGCGGAGGGGACGCTGGACGGGGTGTCGGACCTGGCCGTCCGGCTCCAGCGTGGGGTGCTGCTGGCCTGGGGCATCGCCTTCCTGGGCTTCGGACTGGTGCTGGGGTCGGTGTCCAGCAGCGTCACCGGGATGCTGTCCTCCGAGGCGATGCGGCGGTTCGTCGAGGCGCTGGGCGGCGAGCAGGGGCTCATCGACGCGTTCATCGCCACCGAGCTGGGGATCTTCGGCACCATCGTCGCGGCCTACGGCATCGTCGCGATGAGCCACCTGAGGTCGGAGGAGACCGCGGGGCACACCGAGATGCTGCTCGCGACGGCCACGACCCGGGTCCGCTGGGCCACCAGCCACTTCGCGGTGGCGGTGGGTGGCGTGGCCCTGCTGCTGCTGGTCTGCGGCCTGGGCATCGGTGCCGGCTACGCGTTGGACATCGGCAGTGTGGGCCACACCGGGCAGATCCTCATCGCCGCCCTCGCCCGGGTGCCGGCCGCCTGGGTGATGGTCGGCCTGGCGCTGGCGGTGTTCGGCTGGGCGCCCCGCCTCAGCGGCGCCGTGTGGGGCCTGTTCGTCGCGTTCGTGGTGATCGGGGAGTTCGGCACGCTGTGGAACGCCCCCCAGTGGCTCATGGACCTGTCACCGTTCGTCCACTCGCCGAGGCTGCCGGTGACCTCCGACGGCGTCGGTCCGCTCCTGGCGCTGACCGCGGTGGCGGCGGCGCTGACCGTGTTCGGGTTCGTCGGCTGGCGGCGGCGCGACCTGTCCCCCTGACGTCGTCGAAGGAGGTGCCATGACGGTGCACCGAGCGACCCTCGCATGGTCAGCAATCCTCGCAGCGGCAGCCGGGGCGGCACTCGCGCGGTCACGGTCGTTGCGCTGGGGTGCGACGGACGACGAGCTCGCCGCGGTGCTGCCCGGCGACGAGCTGATCGCCCACCCGGACCTGGTGGCGACCCGGGCCATCTCCATCGACGCCACCGCCGACCGGGTCTGGCCGTGGCTGGCCCAACTGGGCCAGGGCCGGGGCGGGCTGTACAGCTACGACGCGCTGGAGAACCTGGTGGGCTGCGACATGCACAGCGCGGACCGGATCGTCCCCGAGTGGCAGCACGTACAGGTCGGATCACAGGTCAGGCTGCACCCCGACATCACCCTGCTGGTCGCCCACCTGGAACCCGGTCGCGCGATCGTGCTGCGCGGCGGCGTCCCGATGGGTGAGGCGGCGCCGCCCTACGACTTCACCTGGGCGTTCGTGCTGCGCGACGCCCCGCCTGGGTCGACCAGGCTGCTGGTGCGCGAGAGCTACGGGTACAGCCGGTGGTGGGCCCCGCTGCTCGTGGAGCCGGTCGAGCTGGTCAGCTTCGTGATGAGCCAGCGGATGCTGCGCGGCATCCGGGACCGGGTCGAGCGCGCCGCCGCCTAAACGGCGGGTCCTGCGGCCCTGGACGACGCGGGTGCGGCTCCGCTGGGCTGGGGTCAAGACCAGGTCGTCCCGGGAGGTCGGTCATGGCGCACACGCTCGCGGATCCGGACACCGCCTACCACCGTCTCCAGCAGCGCCTGGACCGGATGCCGACCGGGGCGCCGGACTCGCTGGTGTTCCAGCGGATCCTCCGTCTCCTCTTCACCCAGGAGGAGGCCGACCTGGCGGTGCTGATGCCGACCCTCGGGGCGCTCGACACGATCGCCCGCCGGGTCGGGCGCCCGGTCGCCGAGCTCGAGCCCGTGGTCGACGCGATGGCGAGGAAGGGGCTCGTCGTCGACCTGGAGCACCGCGGGCACCGCTATGTCGCCCTGGCACCCGTGGTCATCGGCTTCTTCGAGTTCACCTTCATGCGGGTCCGTGAGGACGCCCCGATGGCTGAGCTGGCCGAGCTGTTCGACCACTACCTGTACGACGACGGCGCCCTGGCGCACTCCGTCTTCCGCGGCAGCACCCAGATCGGTCGCTCGCTGGTCCGCGAGGAGGCTCTGCCCGCCGATCCGCAGGTCGAGGTGCTCGACTGGGAGCGGGCCACCCACATCGTGAGTGAAGCGACGTCCATCGCCGTTTCGCTGTGTCCCTGCCGCGAGCACGCGCAGCTCATGGGCCGGGGATGTGGGGCGCCACTGCGGACTTGCCTGACGTTCGGCGGGTCGGCTGACGCGCTGGTGCGGGCGGGCATCGCCGAGCGGATCACGAACGACGAGGGGCTGCGCATCCTCGCCGAGTGCAAGGCCGCCGGCCTGGCCCAGACCGCCGACAACGTGCAGCAGGGCATCAGCTACCTGTGCAACTGCTGCGGCTGCTGCTGCGGCATGATGCAGTCGATCCGCCGGCACGGCATCACCGGGGCGATCGTCTCGTCCAACTGGATCGCTGAGGTCGACCACACCCACTGCCGCGGCTGCAAGAAGTGCTTCCGCGCCTGCCCCGCGAAGGCCATCACGATGGTCGACAACCAAGGCAAAGGACGCCGTAAGTACTGGGCCATCGTCGACCCGCAACGGTGCCTGGGCTGCGGGGTCTGCGACGAGGTCTGCCGTTACGACGCCCACTCGATGGCACCCCGCGAACGCCGGGTCTTCACCCCCGAGAACACCTTCGACCGGATGGTCGCCATGGCGGTGGAGCGGGGCAAGCTCGGCGACCTGCTCGTCGACGCCCTGGACGGCGCCGGTCCGCACGCCCTGGCCCGGGTGCTCCAGCTGGTCGAGCAGAGCCCGCCCGTGACCGCGCTCCGCGCCGTCGAGCCGCTCAACTCGGTGTTTCTGCGCGGCCTGCTGGGGCTCGTGCACGCCGTGGCGGGGGACCGAGCCGCCACCCCGTAGACGTCCGCTGTCGATAGCCTGGCGGCCCGAGTGCGGACCAGGGGTGGCCTCGCGTGAGCGATGACCTCAGCGCTGCGCGCCGCGTCGCTGGCGCCGGGTCCCGGCGGCGAACTGGCTGCCCCGGTACCAGCGCGGCTGGCTGCGCGGGGACGTCGTCGCGGGCGCGGTGGTGGCCGCGCTCGCGGTGCCGCAGGCCCTCGGCTACGCCTCGATCGCCGGCGCCCCTGTCCAGGTCGGCCTCTACGCCGTACCGGTGGCCCTGGTCGCGTGTGCCATCTTCGGCTCGTCCGGCCAGCTGGTCGTGGGGCCGGTGTCGACGGTGTCCGTGCTGTCCGGGTCGTTCCTGGCCAGCTTCGGGGTCGCGGGGACGGCGCACGCGGCGTCCTACACGGCCGCCCTGGCCCTGGGCTCCGGCCTGATCCTGCTGGCCGCCGGCTTCCTCGGGGTCGGCTGGATAGCGGAGTTCCTGTCCAAACCCATCGTCACCGGCTTCGTCCTGGGCCTGACCATCCTGGTCATCCTGGGCGAGGTGCCCAACCTGCTCGGCGTTTCGACGCCACGGGGCCAGGTCGTGCAGCGGGTGATCGCCCTGGGCACGAGCCTCACCCGGGGCGACGCCGACCTGGCGACGATGGTCGTCGCCGCGGTCGCGCTGCTGATCCTGTTCGGCGGCCAGTGGCTGGCCCCAGGGTGGCCGTGGGGACTCGTGGTGCTGATCGGCGGGCTGGCCGCCTCGGCGGCGCTGGACCTGCGGGCCAGGGGCGTGGCGGTCGTCGGGCCGGTGCCGAGGGGGCTGCCGACGCCGGGTCTGCCCTCGGTCGACGCCTCGGACCTGGCCGCTCTGATCGGTGCCGGCGCGGCCCTGGCCCTCGTGGGGCTGGCGGAGGGGCTCAGCGCGGCTCGGCTCTTCGCCACCCGGGGCGGCTACCGCATCGACTCCGACCAGGAGCTGGTCGCCTGCGGCCTCGCCAACATCGGCTCCGGGCTGCTCGGCGGGATCGGGGTGGCCGGGAGCCTGTCCAAGACGGCGGCCGTCAACAACGCCCGCGGCCGTACCCAGATGGCCGGGCTCGTCGCGGCCGGGTTCGCCCTCGTCGTGATCGTCGGGATCGCCCCGGTCCTGTCCGGCCTGCCCAAGGCGGTGCTGAGCGCGATCGTCGTCAACGCGGTCTGGAAGCTCATGGACTTCCCCGCGCTGCGCCGCTACGCCAAGGTCCGGCGCAACGACATCGTGGCCGCCGTCGTGGCCGCCGTGGGAGTGCTGGCCTTCGGTCCCCT contains:
- a CDS encoding ABC transporter permease, translated to MASALAGTGPLLRLAIRRDRWLLPAWALGFAAMAGFSASATADLYPNEAGRVEAANVVNATPALVALYGRIYDPTSLGALALFKMTAFGAAMVGVLMVVITVRHTRAEEESNRLELLGAAVVGRDAPLTAALMVAFGGSLLVGLLTTVALVAGGLPVAGSFAFGLGWVASGLAFTAVAAVTAQVTSSARTATGLGITAIAVAYALRAIGDMTEGAPSVLSWLSPIGWTQQVRAFAGNRWWVLVLTLALCAVLVTAAFALRARRDLGGALLADRAGAAEGTLDGVSDLAVRLQRGVLLAWGIAFLGFGLVLGSVSSSVTGMLSSEAMRRFVEALGGEQGLIDAFIATELGIFGTIVAAYGIVAMSHLRSEETAGHTEMLLATATTRVRWATSHFAVAVGGVALLLLVCGLGIGAGYALDIGSVGHTGQILIAALARVPAAWVMVGLALAVFGWAPRLSGAVWGLFVAFVVIGEFGTLWNAPQWLMDLSPFVHSPRLPVTSDGVGPLLALTAVAAALTVFGFVGWRRRDLSP
- a CDS encoding SRPBCC family protein: MTVHRATLAWSAILAAAAGAALARSRSLRWGATDDELAAVLPGDELIAHPDLVATRAISIDATADRVWPWLAQLGQGRGGLYSYDALENLVGCDMHSADRIVPEWQHVQVGSQVRLHPDITLLVAHLEPGRAIVLRGGVPMGEAAPPYDFTWAFVLRDAPPGSTRLLVRESYGYSRWWAPLLVEPVELVSFVMSQRMLRGIRDRVERAAA
- a CDS encoding 4Fe-4S dicluster domain-containing protein; translation: MAHTLADPDTAYHRLQQRLDRMPTGAPDSLVFQRILRLLFTQEEADLAVLMPTLGALDTIARRVGRPVAELEPVVDAMARKGLVVDLEHRGHRYVALAPVVIGFFEFTFMRVREDAPMAELAELFDHYLYDDGALAHSVFRGSTQIGRSLVREEALPADPQVEVLDWERATHIVSEATSIAVSLCPCREHAQLMGRGCGAPLRTCLTFGGSADALVRAGIAERITNDEGLRILAECKAAGLAQTADNVQQGISYLCNCCGCCCGMMQSIRRHGITGAIVSSNWIAEVDHTHCRGCKKCFRACPAKAITMVDNQGKGRRKYWAIVDPQRCLGCGVCDEVCRYDAHSMAPRERRVFTPENTFDRMVAMAVERGKLGDLLVDALDGAGPHALARVLQLVEQSPPVTALRAVEPLNSVFLRGLLGLVHAVAGDRAATP